From one Nematostella vectensis chromosome 7, jaNemVect1.1, whole genome shotgun sequence genomic stretch:
- the LOC5511951 gene encoding MAPK/MAK/MRK overlapping kinase isoform X2: protein MQKYRILGKKGEGTFSEVLKVQDIRNGNYFACKKMKQQYDSLEQVNNLREIQAMRRLTPHAHVVELKEIIYDRKSGKLALIMELMDLNLYELIRGKRHYLPEAKVKSYMFQLLKSIDHAHRNGIFHRDVKPENILLKDDIIKLADLGSCRSVYSKQPYTEYISTRWYRAPECLLTDGFYTHKMDLWSVGCVFFEIMSLHPLFPGSNEVDQIAKIHDVLGTPVPSILQKFKNKSRHMNYNFPQKKGTGINKLLPHASNMCIELIELLCTYDPDERISAKQALRHEYFRDLREIEKRAAAIAKSQSPSEVSVISHHKNIKKKTLLQKDFPNIPPPQSNFHPFVPTSLKSSSMYNNKSTMLPKLPPAATAMTSAFSSSFHPLITQEKNKSTGQEGKTIHNMKLTLPAIDKRGGAPRF, encoded by the exons ATGCAAA AGTACAGAATACTGGGCAAAAAAGGCGAGGGTACCTTCTCCGAGGTGCTTAAAGTCCAGGACATTCGGAACGGGAATTACTTCGCCTGTAAGAAGATGAAACAGCAATACGACAG TTTAGAGCAAGTTAACAACCTGAGGGAGATTCAAGCAATGCGGAGGCTAACTCCCCATGCTCATGTAGTTGAACTAAAGGAAATCATTTA TGACAGGAAAAGTGGAAAGCTTGCGTTGATCATGGAACTGATGGATTTGAATTTGTATGAGCTCATACGAG GCAAAAGGCATTATCTTCCTGAAGCCAAAGTCAAAAGCTACATGTTCCAGCTATTGAAGTCTATAGATCATGCTCACAG AAATGGAATTTTCCATAGAGACGTGAAGCCTGAAAATATTCTACTTAAG GACGATATAATCAAGCTTGCAGATTTAGGTTCCTGTAGGAGTGTTTATTCTAAGCAGCCATATACAGAATACATATCAACTAGATG GTATCGTGCTCCTGAATGTCTCTTGACTGATGGGTTTTATACTCACAAAATGGACCTCTGGAGTGTGGGATGTGTATTTTTTGAGATAATGAG TTTGCATCCGTTATTTCCTGGTTCTAATGAGGTTGATCAAATAGCCAAGATTCATGATGTTTTAGGAACACCAGTTCCTAGCATTTTACAGAAATTTAAAAA TAAATCTAGGCATATGAACTACAATTTCCCACAAAAGAAAGGCACAGGGATAAACAAACTGCTTCCCCATGCATCCAATATGTGCATAGAACTGATAGAACTACTATGCACCTACGATCCAGATGAAAG gATATCAGCAAAGCAAGCCCTAAGGCATGAGTATTTCAGAGATCTCAG GGAAATAGAGAAACGAGCAGCAGCAATAGCAAAGTCGCAATCACCATCTGAAGTGTCTGTCATATCACATCACAAGAATATCAAAAAGAAG ACATTACTCCAAAAGGATTTTCCAAACATACCTCCACCACAGTCCAACTTCCACCCGTTTGTCCCAACGTCACTCAAGTCGTCCAGCATGTACAACAACAAGAGCACAATGCTACCCAAGCTTCCTCCAGCAGCTACAGCCATGACGTCAGCTTTCTCCTCCTCATTCCACCCACTCATCACTCAAGAGAAGAACAAG AGTACAGGACAGGAAGGGAAGACGATACACAACATGAAGCTTACACTGCCGGCTATCGACAAACGAGGCGGAGCACCAAGATTCTGA
- the LOC5511951 gene encoding MAPK/MAK/MRK overlapping kinase isoform X1 — protein sequence MQKYRILGKKGEGTFSEVLKVQDIRNGNYFACKKMKQQYDSLEQVNNLREIQAMRRLTPHAHVVELKEIIYDRKSGKLALIMELMDLNLYELIRGKRHYLPEAKVKSYMFQLLKSIDHAHRNGIFHRDVKPENILLKDDIIKLADLGSCRSVYSKQPYTEYISTRWYRAPECLLTDGFYTHKMDLWSVGCVFFEIMSLHPLFPGSNEVDQIAKIHDVLGTPVPSILQKFKNKSRHMNYNFPQKKGTGINKLLPHASNMCIELIELLCTYDPDERISAKQALRHEYFRDLREIEKRAAAIAKSQSPSEVSVISHHKNIKKKRRHVNKLRDSNQETLLQKDFPNIPPPQSNFHPFVPTSLKSSSMYNNKSTMLPKLPPAATAMTSAFSSSFHPLITQEKNKSTGQEGKTIHNMKLTLPAIDKRGGAPRF from the exons ATGCAAA AGTACAGAATACTGGGCAAAAAAGGCGAGGGTACCTTCTCCGAGGTGCTTAAAGTCCAGGACATTCGGAACGGGAATTACTTCGCCTGTAAGAAGATGAAACAGCAATACGACAG TTTAGAGCAAGTTAACAACCTGAGGGAGATTCAAGCAATGCGGAGGCTAACTCCCCATGCTCATGTAGTTGAACTAAAGGAAATCATTTA TGACAGGAAAAGTGGAAAGCTTGCGTTGATCATGGAACTGATGGATTTGAATTTGTATGAGCTCATACGAG GCAAAAGGCATTATCTTCCTGAAGCCAAAGTCAAAAGCTACATGTTCCAGCTATTGAAGTCTATAGATCATGCTCACAG AAATGGAATTTTCCATAGAGACGTGAAGCCTGAAAATATTCTACTTAAG GACGATATAATCAAGCTTGCAGATTTAGGTTCCTGTAGGAGTGTTTATTCTAAGCAGCCATATACAGAATACATATCAACTAGATG GTATCGTGCTCCTGAATGTCTCTTGACTGATGGGTTTTATACTCACAAAATGGACCTCTGGAGTGTGGGATGTGTATTTTTTGAGATAATGAG TTTGCATCCGTTATTTCCTGGTTCTAATGAGGTTGATCAAATAGCCAAGATTCATGATGTTTTAGGAACACCAGTTCCTAGCATTTTACAGAAATTTAAAAA TAAATCTAGGCATATGAACTACAATTTCCCACAAAAGAAAGGCACAGGGATAAACAAACTGCTTCCCCATGCATCCAATATGTGCATAGAACTGATAGAACTACTATGCACCTACGATCCAGATGAAAG gATATCAGCAAAGCAAGCCCTAAGGCATGAGTATTTCAGAGATCTCAG GGAAATAGAGAAACGAGCAGCAGCAATAGCAAAGTCGCAATCACCATCTGAAGTGTCTGTCATATCACATCACAAGAATATCAAAAAGAAG AGGAGGCATGTAAACAAACTGAGAGATTCAAACCAAGAA ACATTACTCCAAAAGGATTTTCCAAACATACCTCCACCACAGTCCAACTTCCACCCGTTTGTCCCAACGTCACTCAAGTCGTCCAGCATGTACAACAACAAGAGCACAATGCTACCCAAGCTTCCTCCAGCAGCTACAGCCATGACGTCAGCTTTCTCCTCCTCATTCCACCCACTCATCACTCAAGAGAAGAACAAG AGTACAGGACAGGAAGGGAAGACGATACACAACATGAAGCTTACACTGCCGGCTATCGACAAACGAGGCGGAGCACCAAGATTCTGA